The proteins below are encoded in one region of Oncorhynchus tshawytscha isolate Ot180627B linkage group LG04, Otsh_v2.0, whole genome shotgun sequence:
- the sord gene encoding sorbitol dehydrogenase, translating into MEKENLSVVLHSQGDLRLEQRPIPEPGPNEVLLQMHSVGICGSDVHYWQNGRIGDFVVKKPMVLGHEAAGRVVKVGSAVKNLKEGDRVAVEPGVPREMDEFFKSGNYNLSPTIFFCATPPDDGNLCRFYKHSANFCYKLPDNVTYEEGALIEPLSVGIHACRRAGVTLGSSVLICGAGPIGLVCLLVAKAMGASQVVISDLSADRLVMAKELGADFPLTVKREDGPEELAKRVEGMLEAQPHITIECTGVESSVQTAIYATRPGGVVVLVGLGAAMTTIPLLNAALREVDIRGVFRYCNTWPMAIAMLASKKVNVAPLVTHRFPLEQAVQAFETTRQGQGVKIMLKCDKTDQNP; encoded by the exons ATGGAAAAAGAAAACCTGTCCGTGGTGTTGCATTCCCAGGGCGACCTCAGACTG GAACAACGACCCATCCCTGAACCAGGTCCAAATG AGGTGTTGCTTCAGATGCATTCAGTTGGGATCTGTGGGTCGGATGTGCACTACTGGCAAAATGGACGCATAGGTGACTTTGTGGTAAAGAAGCCCATGGTGCTGGGGCATGAGGCTGCTGGTCGGGTGGTGAAGGTGGGCTCAGCAGTGAAGAACCTCAAAGAAG GGGATAGAGTCGCTGTAGAGCCAGGTGTCCCTCGCGAGATGGATGAGTTCTTCAAATCAGGAAACTACAATCTTTCCCCCACCATCTTCTTCTGTGCCACACCCCCTGATGATGGGAATTTGTGCAGATTTTACAAACACAGTGCCAACTTCTGTTACAA GTTGCCTGACAATGTGACATATGAGGAGGGGGCCCTGATTGAGCCCCTGTCTGTGGGTATTCATGCCTGCCGCAGAGCTGGAGTGACCCTGGGCAGCAGTGTACTGATCTGTGGGGCAG GACCAATTGGGCTGGTCTGTCTGCTGGTGGCCAAGGCTATGGGTGCCTCACAGGTGGTCATATCTG ACCTGTCAGCAGATCGCCTGGTCATGGCGAAGGAGCTGGGAGCAGACTTCCCTCTGACTGTGAAGAGAGAGGATGGGCCTGAGGAGCTGGCAAAGAGAGTGGAGGGAATGCTGGAAGCACAGCCTCATATCACCATTGAGTGCACCGGTGTGGAGAGCAGTGTCCAAACTGCCATTTAT GCTACACGTCCTGGAGGAGTGGTGGTTCTAGTGGGGTTGGGTGCAGCGATGACCACTATCCCACTGCTTAATGCTGCTCTCAGAGAGGTGGACATCAGAGGGGTCTTCCGCTACTGCAACAC CTGGCCAATGGCTATAGCGATGCTGGCCTCTAAGAAGGTGAACGTGGCGCCCCTGGTGACCCACCGGTTCCCCCTAGAGCAGGCTGTGCAGGCCTTCGAGACCACACGTCAGGGACAAGGGGTCAAAATCATGCTCAAGTGTGACAAGACTGACCAGAACCCCTAA
- the terb2 gene encoding telomere repeats-binding bouquet formation protein 2, giving the protein MFTNRTAWFSNSVRRGSRWFWVSEGGGITSWETADYLFSEDATCPDTERIFESVDYAENRLTVFHSFYLAACEKCHSVKSVCIGHYVLPPVSVQEVVKAVVGRFIWEQEDNAKAVDTEDSDDRLALGNRQKEEEYSGGCCDHTDINSCHAVPFLDTPDTPQREGALCCEVQHYPVNNMVTGYVSIDELRTYSGELQDFLPGHCGSSVSKKRRSTVDIA; this is encoded by the exons ATGTTCACAAATAGAACAGCATGGTTCTCAAATAGTGTGAGAAGAGGAAGCCGTTGGTTTTGGG tATCAGAGGGTGGCGGTATTACAAGTTGGGAGACTGCAGACTACCTTTTCAGTGAGGATGCCACCTGTCCTGATACAGAAAG gATATTTGAGAGTGTGGACTATGCTGAGAACAGGCTAACAGTTTTTCACAGCTTCTATCTAGCTGCCTGTGAGAAATGCCACAGTGTCAAGTCAGTGTGCATCGGTCATTATGTGCTGCCTCCAGTCTCTGTCCAGGAGG TGGTGAAAGCAGTGGTTGGGAGATTCATTTGGGAGCAGGAGGATAATGCAAAGGCTGTTGATACAGAG GATTCAGATGACAGACTGGCATTGGGCAATAGGCAGAAGGAAGAGGAATACAGTGGAGGTTGCTGTGATCACACAGACATCAATAGTTG CCATGCGGTACCCTTTCTGGATACTCCGGATACTCCACAAAGAGAGGGTGCTCTGTGTTGTGAAGTACAACATTACCCAGTTAATAACATGGTTACAG GGTATGTCAGTATTGATGAACTGAGGACTTACTCAGGAGAACTTCAAGACTTCCTACCAGGCCATTGTGGTTCTTCAGTCTCTAAAAAAAGGCGCTCCACAGTAGATATTGCTTAA